In the Helianthus annuus cultivar XRQ/B chromosome 11, HanXRQr2.0-SUNRISE, whole genome shotgun sequence genome, one interval contains:
- the LOC118484064 gene encoding uncharacterized protein LOC118484064, with amino-acid sequence MRQRHWVELLNDYDYEIRYHPVKENVVANALSHKTHLKAIHISSELHTCIREPQYSSANEGSLSVEVLGANINQLETKSDGLQYYLNRIWVPDHDNLRELIMDEAHKSVILFIRALIRCTMICVRPTGGLVKAEHQRPSGLLEQPKIPVWKWDSLAMDFITKLPRTPAGHDSIWQDQERFTHVGTVKNLGQRGGDPPTKHGKRGEDGVLEGV; translated from the exons atgcgacagaggCATTGGGTGGAAttactaaacgactacgactacgaaattcgctatcatcctgtCAAGGAGAATGTAGTGGCCAACGCTCTTAGTCATAAAACTCATCTTAAGGCTATTCACATCTCTAGTGAACTCCATACTTGTATTCGTGAACCCCAGTATTCGTCAGCTAATGAAGGTAGTCTATCTGTTGAAGTTCTTGGCGCTAACATTAATCAACTTGAAACTAAATCTGATGGTCTTCAGTACTATCtaaatcgcatctgggtgccagatcaCGACAACCTCCGTGAGCTCATTATGGACGAGGCTCACAAAtccgttattctattcatccgggcgctgataagatgtaccatgatttgcGTGCgacctactggtggcctg gttaaggccgaacatcagcgtccttctggactTTTAGAACAACCTAAAATCCCCGTTTGGAAGTGGGATAGTcttgctatggactttattactaagTTACCCCGTACACCTGCCggtcatgacagtatttgg CAAGATCAGGAAAGATTCACACACGTTGGTACGGTGAAGAATCTTGGTCAACGTGGCGGTGATCCACCCACAAAGCACGGGAAAAGAGGTGAAGATGGTGTCCTAGAAGGAGTGTGA